A window of the Capricornis sumatraensis isolate serow.1 chromosome 9, serow.2, whole genome shotgun sequence genome harbors these coding sequences:
- the S1PR5 gene encoding sphingosine 1-phosphate receptor 5 — MEPGLLRPAPVSEVIVQHYNYTGKLRGARYQPGAGLRADAVVCLAVCALIVLENLAVLIVLGRHPRFHAPMFLLLGSLTLSDLLAGAAYAANILLSGPLTLRLSPALWFAREGGVFVALSASVLSLLAIALERLLTMERRGPAPAARRGRTLALAAAAWGLSLLLGLLPALGWNCLGRLEACSTVLPLYAKAYVLFCVLAFLGILAAICSLYARIYCQVRAKARRLRAHPGTGEGSSVRARHTPRSLALLRTLSVVLVAFVACWGPLFLLLLLDVACPARACPVLLQADPFLGLAMANSLLNPIIYTLTNRDLRHALLRLVCCNRGRCCRDPGASRRSGSAPGASGDLHRWLPPGLDGSSSRSERSSPQRDGLETSCSTGCPGAPTVAGTLVTPPATD; from the coding sequence ATGGAGCCGGGGCTGCTGCGGCCCGCGCCGGTGAGCGAGGTCATCGTCCAGCATTACAACTACACCGGCAAGCTCCGCGGTGCGCGCTACCAGCCTGGCGCGGGACTGCGTGCAGATGCCGTCGTGTGCCTGGCCGTGTGCGCGCTCATCGTGTTGGAGAACTTAGCCGTGCTGATCGTGCTCGGACGCCACCCGCGCTTCCATGCGCCCATGTTCCTGCTTCTGGGCAGCCTTACGCTGTCCGACCTGCTGGCCGGCGCCGCCTATGCCGCCAACATCCTGCTGTCCGGGCCGCTCACGCTGCGTCTGTCGCCCGCGCTCTGGTTCGCCCGTGAAGGCGGCGTCTTCGTGGCGCTCTCCGCGTCCGTGCTGAGCCTTTTGGCCATTGCACTCGAGCGCCTCCTCACCATGGAGCGTCGGGGACCCGCGCCCGCCGCCCGTCGGGGACGCACGTTGGCGCTGGCGGCCGCCGCCTGGGGCTTGTCGCTGCTCCTCGGACTACTGCCAGCCCTCGGCTGGAATTGTCTGGGCCGTCTGGAGGCCTGCTCCACGGTCCTGCCGCTCTACGCCAAGGCCTACGTGCTCTTCTGCGTGCTCGCCTTTCTCGGCATTCTGGCAGCCATCTGCTCGCTCTACGCGCGGATATACTGCCAGGTGCGCGCCAAGGCGCGGCGCCTCCGGGCGCACCCCGGGACTGGCGAGGGCTCCTCGGTGCGCGCGCGCCACACGCCGCGCTCCTTGGCGCTGTTGCGCACGCTCAGCGTGGTGCTCGTGGCCTTCGTGGCTTGTTGGGGCCCCCTCTTCCTGCTGCTCTTGCTGGACGTGGCGTGCCCGGCGCGCGCCTGCCCTGTGCTCCTGCAAGCGGACCCCTTCCTGGGCCTGGCCATGGCCAACTCGCTCCTGAACCCCATCATCTACACGTTGACCAACCGCGACCTGCGTCACGCGCTCCTGCGCCTCGTCTGCTGCAACCGGGGCCGCTGCTGCCGAGACCCAGGTGCCTCCCGGCGGTCGGGGAGCGCCCCTGGGGCTTCGGGCGACCTGCATCGCTGGCTACCTCCCGGCCTGGATGGCAGCTCCAGCCGCTCCGAGCGCTCCTCTCCCCAGCGGGATGGGTTAGAGACCAGCTGTTCCACCGGCTGCCCTGGTGCACCCACGGTCGCCGGGACCCTGGTAACCCCGCCAGCTACGGACTGA